In the genome of Monodelphis domestica isolate mMonDom1 chromosome 2, mMonDom1.pri, whole genome shotgun sequence, one region contains:
- the TREM2 gene encoding triggering receptor expressed on myeloid cells 2 isoform X2 — protein MEGQSLSISCPYDRAKYWGQLKSWCRHHEQEEHCQHVVSARRSWLLAFLKKWNGSTAIMDDALAGRLTITLKDLRPQDTGLYQCQGHQDGVADTLKKVMVEVLEDPFEPQSSEDSWIPEETQILEETQNPEEPKVQSSISRSLSKTGHTLSSTVFIFFVAGLLLIKLLAIVILWFATWQRRQKMKPESRHNNIYQLQPLSGQDEV, from the exons ATGGAGGGCCAGAGCCTGTCTATCTCCTGCCCTTATGACCGTGCCAAGTACTGGGGGCAGCTGAAGTCCTGGTGCCGGCACCACGAGCAGGAGGAGCATTGCCAACATGTGGTCAGCGCTCGCCGCTCTTGGCTACTAGCCTTCTTAAAGAAGTGGAATGGGAGCACTGCCATCATGGATGATGCCCTGGCGGGCAGGCTGACCATTACCCTTAAAGATCTCCGTCCGCAGGACACTGGACTCTATCAGTGCCAGGGCCACCAGGATGGGGTAGCAGACACCCTGAAGAAGGTAATGGTGGAGGTGCTAGAGG ATCCCTTTGAACCCCAAAGCTCAGAAGATTCCTGGATCCCTGAAGAGACTCAGATCTTGGAGGAGACCCAGAACCCCGAAGAACCTAAAGTCCAATCCAGCATCTCCAG GAGCCTCTCAAAAACTGGACACACTCTCTCCTCCACTGTCTTCATCTTCTTTGTTGCTGGACTCTTGCTCATCAAACTCCTGGCTATAGTGATCCTCTGGTTTGCAACCTGGCAGAGGAGGCAAAAGATGAAACCAGAGAGTAGACACAATAACATATACCAGCTCCAACCCCTGTCAG GGCAAGATGAAGTCTAA
- the TREM2 gene encoding triggering receptor expressed on myeloid cells 2 isoform X1, giving the protein MSDFLLFQILNMWLPSLLILLSLTELSQAHNTTVLQAMEGQSLSISCPYDRAKYWGQLKSWCRHHEQEEHCQHVVSARRSWLLAFLKKWNGSTAIMDDALAGRLTITLKDLRPQDTGLYQCQGHQDGVADTLKKVMVEVLEDPFEPQSSEDSWIPEETQILEETQNPEEPKVQSSISRSLSKTGHTLSSTVFIFFVAGLLLIKLLAIVILWFATWQRRQKMKPESRHNNIYQLQPLSGQDEV; this is encoded by the exons ATGTCTGactttctcctttttcaaatCTTGAACATGTGGCTGCCCAGTCTCCTCATCCTGCTCTCTCTCACAG AGCTCTCCCAGGCCCATAATACCACTGTCCTGCAGGCCATGGAGGGCCAGAGCCTGTCTATCTCCTGCCCTTATGACCGTGCCAAGTACTGGGGGCAGCTGAAGTCCTGGTGCCGGCACCACGAGCAGGAGGAGCATTGCCAACATGTGGTCAGCGCTCGCCGCTCTTGGCTACTAGCCTTCTTAAAGAAGTGGAATGGGAGCACTGCCATCATGGATGATGCCCTGGCGGGCAGGCTGACCATTACCCTTAAAGATCTCCGTCCGCAGGACACTGGACTCTATCAGTGCCAGGGCCACCAGGATGGGGTAGCAGACACCCTGAAGAAGGTAATGGTGGAGGTGCTAGAGG ATCCCTTTGAACCCCAAAGCTCAGAAGATTCCTGGATCCCTGAAGAGACTCAGATCTTGGAGGAGACCCAGAACCCCGAAGAACCTAAAGTCCAATCCAGCATCTCCAG GAGCCTCTCAAAAACTGGACACACTCTCTCCTCCACTGTCTTCATCTTCTTTGTTGCTGGACTCTTGCTCATCAAACTCCTGGCTATAGTGATCCTCTGGTTTGCAACCTGGCAGAGGAGGCAAAAGATGAAACCAGAGAGTAGACACAATAACATATACCAGCTCCAACCCCTGTCAG GGCAAGATGAAGTCTAA